In Gossypium hirsutum isolate 1008001.06 chromosome D01, Gossypium_hirsutum_v2.1, whole genome shotgun sequence, the genomic window TATTCCCATACCTATGTATGAAAATGTGTTCAAATTCCAGTGTAGGATAtgagtacttcaagaaaaatgatgagttgaaacAATATGGTTTTTTCCTTTTAGTttacatgttttatatatatatatatgaagaaacaCAAATCGGGGGTATTACCTTAGATGAACAATAGCACTGAAGGTTCTTGactaaaatagtgaaaatttaagtttgtgttacatattttatgtcaAAAGGTATTGCATAGATAAGGCTTAACATCAAGAACACCTTAGTTTTCATTAGTTCATTATTTCACTTGGCAGGCTGCTTGTACTGAAGCTTTGAGGCGTCTGGAATATACTTCAAATATAGACGAGCTCCGATCTGCAGATTTCATTGTTGAAGCAATTGTAGAATCAGAAGATGTGAAGAAAAAGTTGTTCATCGAACTCGATAAGATCACTAAGAGTTCAGCCATTTTAGCATCTAATACAAGTTCCATCTCCATTACTCGATTAGCATCTGCAACTAGCAGACCATGCCAGGTTATATTCAGTGCATCTTTGTTTTGACATGGAGCCATGTTTgggatattttgaaataattgaCGATCACCTGCAAAATCACATCATATTTTGTTGAGATTGAAGCAAAcctgtgattttttttttgcaggtCATTGGAATGCATTTCATGAATCCTCCTCCAATAATGAAGTTGGTTGAGATTGTTCGAGGTGCAGACACATCGGATGAAACATTTCATGCGACAAAGGCATTGGCGGAGAGGTAATGTCTGATTAAAGAACGCATGCAAAAAGAACCATTAAAACTTCTTTTATTGGCTCTATTGGCGGAGAGGTAATGTCTGATTAAAGAACGCATGCAAAAAAAACCATTAAAACTTCTTTTAACTAGCTCTATTGGCTTATCCATGTGTTAGCTAGCTAGCATTGTCTCCTCTGTTCCAATTATTTGACTGCCATTTTAACTGGCCCATGAATTCACAGGTTTCATAAGACGATAATATGCTCCCAGGACTATTCGGGCTTTATCGTGAATCGAATCCTTATGCCAATGATAAATGAAGCATTTTTCACACTATATACTGGGGTGGCCACCAAGGAAGATATTGATACAGCGATGAAGTTAGGAACAAATCATCCAATCGGTCCCTTGGAGCTTGCTGATTTCATTGGACTCGATGTGTGTTTATCGATAATGAAAGTTCTACATGCTGGTCTAGGAGACAGCAAATATGCCCCTTGCCCTCTTCTTGTGCGGTATGTCGATGCAGGTCGTGTTGGGAGAAAATGTGGCGTCGGGGTATATGACTACCGTAAGGGGTCTGAACCTATGAAGGCATCTCCCCGACTCTGAATATATCTTGTTTCATGGATAATGAATACCAAAAGCAGTGCCTAAATAAGGCTCGTAAGTCATATTGAGAACTTGTCAGTACAAGTTTCTGGAATGAAGGggtatggaaatatatgtaccttctttcttttttcttgacTGTTTCCATTGATTCCCTTTCTTCTTAAAGTATGATTGGGAGAATAAGATGGGGACTCTTCAATTGGGAAACTTATGCTTTAGAAAATTAAGAATCAGGGGTGGCATAGTGGTGCAGTAAAGGATATACCATGCGTCTATCAAATAAGGAATGCTACAGAAACATGCAGGAAATTTTCAGgtaaaaatttgtaataaaatttcCCTGATGAAACTGTTAAAATCCCCTTGTGAACTACATTTTAGATGTTGTCTGATCTTTAAAAAATTctctaaatacataaaa contains:
- the LOC107952096 gene encoding 3-hydroxybutyryl-CoA dehydrogenase, yielding MAEAKNLGVVGSGQMGSGIAQLGAMHGLHVWLLDTDPTALYRANKSISSSLQRFVSKGQISQAACTEALRRLEYTSNIDELRSADFIVEAIVESEDVKKKLFIELDKITKSSAILASNTSSISITRLASATSRPCQVIGMHFMNPPPIMKLVEIVRGADTSDETFHATKALAERFHKTIICSQDYSGFIVNRILMPMINEAFFTLYTGVATKEDIDTAMKLGTNHPIGPLELADFIGLDVCLSIMKVLHAGLGDSKYAPCPLLVRYVDAGRVGRKCGVGVYDYRKGSEPMKASPRL